The Malus domestica chromosome 13, GDT2T_hap1 genome includes a window with the following:
- the LOC103451790 gene encoding probable WRKY transcription factor 3 — translation MADNQEQPPTPPSGPSQPSKPAATHHPPRPTITLPQRTSFESIFSSAGGGNTGPGLGLGFSPGPMTLVSNFFSDGGDDCKSFSQLLAGAMTSPSPRALGFPQLEERNSGDGDGSSDFRFKQNRPPPMFSVPTPSGFLDSPGIFSPGQGPFGMTHQQALAQVTAQAAALSPSFFNFSTEHSTSFSTAPATVLTQPPSFTSDTTPPQEIPSGTPDFAVATKESSDISLSDQRSQLSSFTVDKPNDDGYNWRKYGQKQVKGSEFPRSYYKCTHPNCPVKKKVERSIEGQITEIIYRGEHNHERHQSKRPLNGNSQANSDLASQVHGGNLNKPKEGTGPYSMSKKRQESSQATHDNLSGTSDSEEVEDAETRVDEKDEDQPDPKRRNTEVRSEAAAASTHRTVTEPRIIVQTTSEVDLLDDGYRWRKYGQKVVKGNPYPRSYYKCTFPACNVRKHVERASTDPKAVITTYEGKHNHDVPASKTSSHYTGNNNASILRSTNPGNGKVNQMDLRNRDQQPIASLRLKGEQIT, via the exons ATGGCTGACAACCAAGAGCAACCGCCCACGCCGCCGTCCGGACCATCGCAACCGTCGAAGCCCGCAGCGACTCATCATCCTCCCCGCCCCACGATCACTCTCCCGCAGCGCACCTCTTTCGAATCAATCTTCAGCTCCGCCGGCGGCGGGAATACTGGGCCCGGTCTGGGCCTGGGGTTCAGCCCCGGACCCATGACTCtcgtctccaacttcttctccGACGGCGGCGACGACTGCAAGTCCTTCTCCCAGCTGCTCGCCGGAGCCATGACGTCTCCGTCGCCGAGGGCGCTGGGGTTCCCGCAGCTCGAGGAGCGAAATTCCGGCGACGGCGATGGAAGTTCGGATTTCCGGTTCAAGCAGAACAGACCGCCGCCTATGTTTTCGGTCCCGACGCCGTCCGGGTTTCTCGACTCGCCGGGAATCTTCTCACCCGGTCAG GGACCCTTTGGAATGACACACCAGCAGGCACTAGCACAGGTCACGGCTCAGGCTGCTGCACTCTCCCCATCCTTTTTCAATTTCTCAACTGAGCATTCAACATCTTTCTCAACAGCACCCGCCACAGTGTTGACACAGCCTCCATCCTTTACTTCCGATACAACACCACCACAAGAGATACCGTCTGGAACACCTGACTTTGCCGTTGCGACAAAAGAATCATCTGACATTTCCCTTTCAGATCAGAGATCCCAACTGTCTTCATTTACTGTCGATAAGCCTAATGATGATGGTTACAATTGGCGGAAGTATGGACAGAAGCAGGTGAAAGGTAGTGAATTTCCTCGAAGTTATTACAAGTGCACCCATCCAAATTGTCCAGTAAAGAAGAAGGTTGAACGCTCGATTGAAGGACAAATAACTGAAATTATTTACAGGGGCGAGCATAATCATGAACGTCATCAGTCCAAGCGTCCCCTCAATGGAAATAGTCAGGCAAATTCCGACTTAGCTTCCCAAGTTCATGGTGGGAATTTGAACAAACCAAAAGAAGGGACAGGTCCTTATTCAATGTCTAAGAAGCGTCAGGAATCCAGCCAAGCAACACATGATAATTTATCTGGGACAAGTGACAGTGAGGAAGTAGAAGATGCGGAAACCAGAGTTGATGAGAAAGATGAAGATCAACCTGACCCCAAGAGAAG AAACACCGAGGTCAGGTCAGAAGCAGCGGCAGCTTCTACACATCGGACTGTTACAGAGCCTAGAATCATAGTACAGACAACCAGTGAAGTCGACCTCTTAGACGATGGTTACAGGTGGCGAAAGTATGGGCAAAAAGTCGTCAAAGGCAATCCTTATCCACG GAGCTATTACAAATGCACGTTCCCTGCATGTAACGTCCGTAAGCACGTAGAGAGAGCCTCAACAGATCCTAAGGCTGTCATAACAACATATGAGGGCAAGCATAATCATGATGTACCAGCTTCTAAAACCAGCAGCCACTACACAGGCAACAACAATGCATCGATTTTAAGATCAACGAATCCAGGAAATGGGAAGGTTAACCAGATGGATCTTAGAAACAGGGACCAGCAGCCTATAGCAAGTTTACGTTTAAAAGGAGAACAAATAACATAG
- the LOC103451789 gene encoding protein ENHANCED DISEASE RESISTANCE 2-like — MGVCYSRPHETIKAHQKKVHRSGKRRIKGRKTKKVASAAIPDAPKRQSVSEFVHLDFEKGAATTCKRSEVSNGTFHLTQLQWNHSQIDANGGKGPGEAWFDSLSMMESDSEDDFCSVHGDGFPLAGNIPNAQLVQYETASCIVDNGCKYEGFYESYLKIDGNARHSVETTQVSFNDKNQKNPAAVIMLSYKRKSVDDSERKSASDQKYLFRPRAGLRIPCSTEEKPAPGSWSPVPPSVFKLRGENYFKDKLKYPAPNCSSYVPIGVDLFICPRKRDHIAQHLELPSVKPHDKVPSLLIVNIQLPTYPTTMFLGECDGEGMSLVLYFKVNENFEKEISPQFQDSIRKFVEDETEKVKGFAKESVVPFRERLKIMAGLVNPDDLQLSSTERKLIHAYNDKPVLSRPQHNFFRGPNYFEIDLDIHRFSYISRKGLESFRETLKNGVLDLGLTIQAQKQEELPEQVLCCLRLNKIEFVNHGQIPTLITMDD, encoded by the exons ATGGGCGTTTGTTACTCAAGACCACATGAAACTATCAAAGCTCATCAGAAAAAGGTCCACAGATCCGGCAAACGCCGGATTAAGGGGAGGAAGACGAAGAAGGTTGCCTCCGCTGCCATTCCCGATGCGCCTAAAAGACAGTCTGTGAGTGAGTTTGTGCATCTTGACTTCGAGAAAGGTGCTGCAACAACCTGCAAGAGATCTGAGGTTTCTAATGGAACATTTCATCTCACTCAGCTTCAGTGGAACCACAGTCAAATAGATGCAAATGGCG GGAAAGGCCCAGGGGAAGCATGGTTTGACTCACTAAGCATGATGGAATCCGATTCAGAAGACGATTTCTGCAGTGTGCATGGAG ATGGGTTTCCTTTAGCAGGGAACATCCCAAATGCTCAACTGGTGCAGTATGAAACCGCATCATGCATTGTCGATAATGGATGTAAGTACGAAGGGTTCTACGAAAGTTACCTAAAAATAGATGGAAATGCACGCCATTCTGTCGAGACAACCCAAGTGAGTTTCAACGACAAGAATCAGAAGAACCCCGCGGCTGTGATTATGCTTTCTTACAAGAGGAAATCCGTTGACGACAGCGAAAGGAAAA GTGCGTCCGATCAGAAGTACTTATTCCGTCCAAGAGCAGGACTTCGAATCCCTTGCTCAACGGAAGAGAAGCCAGCACCGGGATCCTGGTCTCCAGTTCCACCCTCAGTATTCAAGCTCCGCGGCGAGAATTACTTCAA AGATAAACTGAAGTACCCGGCTCCAAACTGCAGCTCGTACGTACCAATTGGTGTCGATTTGTTCATCTGCCCGCGAAAGAGAGATCACATTGCCCAGCATCTTGAGCTTCCTTCTGTAAAACCACATGACAAAGTTCCTTCCCTCCTCATTGTTAACATCCAG TTGCCTACTTATCCTACAACAATGTTCCTCGGCGAATGCGATGGGGAAGGCATGAGTCTTGTGCTATATTTCAAAGTGAATGAAAACTTTGAAAAAGAGATATCACCTCAGTTTCAAGACAGCATCAGG AAATTTGTTGAGGATGAGACTGAGAAGGTGAAGGGGTTTGCAAAGGAGTCTGTGGTTCCTTTCAGGGAAAGGCTAAAGATCATGGCTGGATTGGTCAATCCAGATGACCTCCAGTTGAGTTCTACTGAAAGAAAGCTCATACATGCTTACAATGATAAGCCAGTTCTTTCACGCCCTCAACACAATTTCTTCAGG GGACCTAATTACTTTGAGATTGACCTAGATATACATAGGTTTAGCTACATATCCAGGAAAGGACTTGAATCATTCAGAGAGACTTTGAAGAATGGGGTACTTGATTTGGGATTAACAATCCAG GCACAAAAACAAGAGGAATTGCCAGAGCAAGTCTTGTGCTGCCTGCGCTTGAACAAGATTGAATTTGTGAACCATGGTCAAATTCCGACTCTCATAACTATGGACGATTAA